In Gopherus evgoodei ecotype Sinaloan lineage chromosome 10, rGopEvg1_v1.p, whole genome shotgun sequence, a single window of DNA contains:
- the DRG2 gene encoding developmentally-regulated GTP-binding protein 2 → MGILEKISEIEKEIARTQKNKATEYHLGLLKAKLAKYRAQLLEPSKSAAAKGEGFDVMKSGDARVALIGFPSVGKSTFLSLMTSTASEAASYEFTTLTCIPGVIEYKGANIQLLDLPGIIEGAAQGKGRGRQVIAVARTADVVIMMLDATKGEVQRSLLEKELESVGIRLNKCKPNIYFKPKKGGGISFNSTVTLTQCSEKLVQLILHEYKIFNAEVLFREDCSPDEFIDVIVGNRVYMPCLYVYNKIDQISMEEVDRLARRPNSVVISCGMKLNLDYLLEKLWEYLALTCIFTKKRGQRPDFTDAIILRKGASVEHVCHRIHRTLASQFKYALVWGTSTKYSPQRVGLTHLMEHEDVIQIVKK, encoded by the exons ATGGGCATCCTGGAGAAGATCTCGGAGATCGAGAAGGAGATCGCCCGCACCCAGAAGAACAAAG CTACCGAGTACCATCTTGGCCTACTGAAGGCAAAGCTTGCAAAGTACAGAGCTCAGCTACTAGAACCCTCCAAATCTGCTGCTGCTAAAGGAGAGGGTTTTGATGTGATGAAATCTGGAGATGCCAGAGTGGCACTGATTGGCTTTCCCTCTGTGGGTAAG TCCACATTTCTGAGCTTAATGACCTCCACAGCCAGTGAAGCTGCCTCATATGAATTCACAACACTGACGTGTATTCCAGGTGTCATAGAA TACAAAGGAGCAAACATTCAGCTTTTGGATCTGCCTGGAATCATTGAAGGAGCTGCACAAG GGAAAGGGAGAGGACGTCAGGTGATAGCTGTGGCTAGGACTGCTGATGTCGTCATCATGATGCTGGATGCCACCAAGGGTGAAGTACAGAG GTCTCTCTTGGAAAAGGAATTGGAATCTGTAGGAATCCGGCTGAACAAATGCAAACCAAACATCTACTTCAAG CCAAAGAAGGGTGGGGGCATCTCCTTTAACTCGACTGTCACGCTGACCCAGTGCTCCGAGAAGCTGGTGCagcttatcctccatgaatacA AAATCTTCAATGCAGAGGTTCTGTTTAGAGAAGATTGTTCTCCTGATGAGTTTATCGATGTGATTGTCGGTAACAGAGTCTACATGCCCTGCCTTTAT GTTTATAACAAGATTGACCAGATATCTATGGAAGAAGTAGATCGTCTGGCTAGGAGACCCAACAGTGTTGTGATCAG CTGTGGGATGAAGCTGAACCTGGACTATTTACTGGAGAAGCTGTGGGAGTATCTGGCGCTTACCTGTATTTTCACTAAGAAGAGAGGAC AGAGACCAGACTTCACAGATGCCATTATTCTCCGGAAAGGGGCTTCTGTAGAGCACGTG TGCCATCGAATTCACAGAACGTTAGCCAGCCAGTTTAAATACGCCTTGGTGTGG GGAACCAGCACAAAATACAGTCCTCAAAGAGTAGGATTAACTCATTTGATGGAGCACGAAGATGTCATCCAAATTGTCAAGAAATAA